One stretch of Chelonia mydas isolate rCheMyd1 chromosome 21, rCheMyd1.pri.v2, whole genome shotgun sequence DNA includes these proteins:
- the RAB7B gene encoding ras-related protein Rab-7b isoform X1, giving the protein MEFKAPFMNSSKKVDLKIIIIGALGVGKTSLLHQFVHKTFHEDYRTTLGASILSKHIMVDNTPLKLQIWDTGGQERFRSMVSTFYKGSDGCMLAFDVTDLESFESLDDWREDFLEKIIPTEQGFPMVVLGNKIDLNERQVSKETASFWCKEKDIPYFEVSAKNDVNVVQAFETLARQALSRYQEILENYLTDSIKLTPDDQPKKKCC; this is encoded by the exons ATGGAATTTAAG GCCCCCTTCATGAATTCCAGCAAGAAAGTGGATTTGAAGATAATTATCATAGGAGCACTGGG CGTGGGGAAAACCTCCCTCCTGCACCAGTTTGTGCACAAGACATTCCATGAAGATTATCGGACTACTCTGGGAGCCAGTATCCTATCTAAGCACATCATGGTGGACAACACCCCCCTAAAACTGCAG ATCTGGGACACTGGGGGTCAGGAGCGGTTCCGATCCATGGTGTCGACGTTCTATAAGGGCTCGGACGGCTGTATGCTGGCCTTTGACGTCACGGACCTGGAGTCCTTCGAGTCCTTGGATGACTGGAGAGAGGACTTCCTGGAGAAGATAATCCCCACAGAACAGGGCTTCCCCATGGTGGTGCTGGGAAATAAAATCGATTTAAATGAACGGCAG gtGTCCAAGGAGACAGCTTCATTCTGGTGCAAAGAAAAGGACATCCCGTATTTCGAAGTCAGTGCCAAGAACGATGTCAACGTAGTGCAGGCCTTTGAGACGCTCGCAAGGCAGGCCCTGTCGAGG TACCAAGAGATTCTCGAGAACTATTTAACAGATTCCATCAAGCTCACTCCTGATGACCAGCCCAAGAAGAAATGCTGCTGA
- the RAB7B gene encoding ras-related protein Rab-7b isoform X2 translates to MPQSAPFMNSSKKVDLKIIIIGALGVGKTSLLHQFVHKTFHEDYRTTLGASILSKHIMVDNTPLKLQIWDTGGQERFRSMVSTFYKGSDGCMLAFDVTDLESFESLDDWREDFLEKIIPTEQGFPMVVLGNKIDLNERQVSKETASFWCKEKDIPYFEVSAKNDVNVVQAFETLARQALSRYQEILENYLTDSIKLTPDDQPKKKCC, encoded by the exons GCCCCCTTCATGAATTCCAGCAAGAAAGTGGATTTGAAGATAATTATCATAGGAGCACTGGG CGTGGGGAAAACCTCCCTCCTGCACCAGTTTGTGCACAAGACATTCCATGAAGATTATCGGACTACTCTGGGAGCCAGTATCCTATCTAAGCACATCATGGTGGACAACACCCCCCTAAAACTGCAG ATCTGGGACACTGGGGGTCAGGAGCGGTTCCGATCCATGGTGTCGACGTTCTATAAGGGCTCGGACGGCTGTATGCTGGCCTTTGACGTCACGGACCTGGAGTCCTTCGAGTCCTTGGATGACTGGAGAGAGGACTTCCTGGAGAAGATAATCCCCACAGAACAGGGCTTCCCCATGGTGGTGCTGGGAAATAAAATCGATTTAAATGAACGGCAG gtGTCCAAGGAGACAGCTTCATTCTGGTGCAAAGAAAAGGACATCCCGTATTTCGAAGTCAGTGCCAAGAACGATGTCAACGTAGTGCAGGCCTTTGAGACGCTCGCAAGGCAGGCCCTGTCGAGG TACCAAGAGATTCTCGAGAACTATTTAACAGATTCCATCAAGCTCACTCCTGATGACCAGCCCAAGAAGAAATGCTGCTGA
- the RAB7B gene encoding ras-related protein Rab-7b isoform X3, with product MNSSKKVDLKIIIIGALGVGKTSLLHQFVHKTFHEDYRTTLGASILSKHIMVDNTPLKLQIWDTGGQERFRSMVSTFYKGSDGCMLAFDVTDLESFESLDDWREDFLEKIIPTEQGFPMVVLGNKIDLNERQVSKETASFWCKEKDIPYFEVSAKNDVNVVQAFETLARQALSRYQEILENYLTDSIKLTPDDQPKKKCC from the exons ATGAATTCCAGCAAGAAAGTGGATTTGAAGATAATTATCATAGGAGCACTGGG CGTGGGGAAAACCTCCCTCCTGCACCAGTTTGTGCACAAGACATTCCATGAAGATTATCGGACTACTCTGGGAGCCAGTATCCTATCTAAGCACATCATGGTGGACAACACCCCCCTAAAACTGCAG ATCTGGGACACTGGGGGTCAGGAGCGGTTCCGATCCATGGTGTCGACGTTCTATAAGGGCTCGGACGGCTGTATGCTGGCCTTTGACGTCACGGACCTGGAGTCCTTCGAGTCCTTGGATGACTGGAGAGAGGACTTCCTGGAGAAGATAATCCCCACAGAACAGGGCTTCCCCATGGTGGTGCTGGGAAATAAAATCGATTTAAATGAACGGCAG gtGTCCAAGGAGACAGCTTCATTCTGGTGCAAAGAAAAGGACATCCCGTATTTCGAAGTCAGTGCCAAGAACGATGTCAACGTAGTGCAGGCCTTTGAGACGCTCGCAAGGCAGGCCCTGTCGAGG TACCAAGAGATTCTCGAGAACTATTTAACAGATTCCATCAAGCTCACTCCTGATGACCAGCCCAAGAAGAAATGCTGCTGA